A genomic stretch from bacterium includes:
- a CDS encoding PorV/PorQ family protein, whose product IGIALSLLNSSRIKRTTVSNPSGDGSSFDACDYSLTGSYGKNIFPSLSFGFNLRYISQKIDTFSASGFGGDFGIISSLPIEGVSIGAVIQNIGTKLKFVKESDKQPFNIKAGIGYKLNRANIALDINKPADNSLGINLGGEFWVINNLCFRAGYASSVDEGSGISGGLGIGFKEIKLDYAYIPRKLLNDSHYLSLKIGFGKEKGEKPKVKKVETKAKEIPKTEKAPKTPPSLKPSYSSKLIVYSNPSRAKVYLDNTFQGTTPIILYDLIPQKPYKIKITIDGYKDWEKEFIPKERMNSLRADLIKSSF is encoded by the coding sequence ATAGGAATCGCCCTTTCCTTGCTCAATTCCTCTCGTATAAAAAGGACTACCGTTTCAAACCCTAGTGGTGATGGCTCTTCCTTTGATGCCTGTGATTATAGCCTTACCGGCTCATATGGAAAAAATATTTTCCCCTCCCTTTCTTTTGGTTTTAACCTTCGCTATATCTCTCAAAAGATTGATACATTTTCTGCTTCAGGATTTGGAGGAGATTTTGGAATAATTAGCAGCCTTCCGATTGAAGGGGTAAGCATTGGAGCTGTTATTCAAAATATAGGAACAAAATTAAAGTTTGTTAAGGAAAGCGATAAACAGCCCTTTAATATCAAGGCTGGAATAGGTTATAAACTAAATAGGGCAAACATTGCTTTGGATATAAATAAACCAGCTGATAATAGTTTAGGAATAAACCTTGGTGGAGAATTTTGGGTAATCAATAATCTATGTTTTAGGGCAGGATATGCCTCTAGTGTAGACGAAGGCTCGGGAATAAGTGGAGGGTTAGGGATAGGATTTAAAGAGATTAAACTTGATTATGCCTATATTCCCCGTAAGCTTTTAAATGATAGCCATTATCTTTCATTAAAGATTGGCTTTGGTAAAGAGAAAGGGGAAAAACCCAAGGTTAAGAAAGTAGAGACTAAAGCAAAAGAGATTCCTAAAACAGAAAAAGCCCCAAAAACACCCCCTTCTTTAAAGCCTTCCTATTCATCCAAGCTCATTGTCTATTCAAATCCATCCCGAGCAAAGGTTTATTTGGATAATACCTTTCAAGGAACAACACCCATTATCCTTTATGACTTAATCCCACAAAAGCCCTACAAGATAAAGATAACCATAGATGGCTACAAGGATTGGGAAAAAGAATTTATTCCCAAAGAAAGGATGAATTCCTTAAGGGCTGACTTAATTAAATCCTCCTTTTAA